GGCATCCGCGCGGGCGGCCCCGGGCCTAGCCAGCCAGGCACGCGCGGACGGCATCCTGCCTTGCGCCGAGTTCGATGCCGGCGCGCTCCGCGAACTGGTTGGCGACGAACCCGCGGTGGTGCTGGAGATCCTGGCCTATTTCGACGAGGTCGCGACCGGCATCCGCGCCGACCTGCTGGCCGCCGCGGCCGCGGGCGATGCCGCCGGGGCCGGGATGCTGGCACACCGGCTGAAGTCGTCCGCGCGATCGGTCGGCGCCGCGCCGCTGGGCCTGCTGTGCGCGCGGCTCGAGGAACACGCCGGGTCGGTGCAGGGCGCGGGTTTCGCCGCGCTGGTGGACGAAGTGGTGCAGGCGCTCGACGCGGCGCTGGTGGCGATGCGCCGCTGGCGCGCCGTTGGCGGCGCGCGTGGGCAGGACATGACGAGGTACGCGCTTTGAAGATCCTGGTAGTCGACGACGACGATT
The sequence above is a segment of the Luteimonas sp. MC1750 genome. Coding sequences within it:
- a CDS encoding response regulator, which produces MTEFPGKGRRILVVEDDATNRSVLARQLAMVGVDAEMAGNGMEGLERWRGGDFALVLSDLHMPVMDGFGLVRAIRNEEAAIRTPVLAFSADVRIGQAEKARDAGFDEFLAKPMQLDGLRAVLGRWLAAPATPASARAAPGLASQARADGILPCAEFDAGALRELVGDEPAVVLEILAYFDEVATGIRADLLAAAAAGDAAGAGMLAHRLKSSARSVGAAPLGLLCARLEEHAGSVQGAGFAALVDEVVQALDAALVAMRRWRAVGGARGQDMTRYAL